AGCATGTCTTATATCTATTCGATCTTGTGTGGATCTATGTATTTAGACTtaattaccatgtttgattgaatatttGTTATACTTGTGGATCCTATATAGGGATGTCCTAGATCGTATGACTAAGGGACGCTAGTGACAGGCAGTCCCACTAACGAACGTCTAgggtgtcatcttgaaaggtgaaGCAAGTCTCTAAAAGGAGGTGGGATGGTTGAATGCAATTATCACCTTCATCACTATGTACATTAGGTAGAatatgtgtttctatgttgtatgaccaagGGGCGCTAGTGACAAGCAGATCCCACTAAcgaacttcataggaatcatatcTATTTGGTTTCTAGTGATGTTGATTTAGGTCCCTTGCAGGTTGTCTTCTACAGGAGAGAACCGGTGACTTCCTACAAATACATGTTAATTGAGGATATAAATTTTTGAACCATATTACattgatgaatatcacaatgaaactgaattCCTAGAACACTCGCAAAAACCAAGTTTCtcatttacttttctatttctttgCCTTGTTTCTTTACTTAACACATTTCCTATCTTagtcgattgtttagctaattcttcgtgagacatctctagtgcttataaccaattcttgtgggtttgatatcttttattactaatGACAAATCATGCACTTGCGGTtgtgtaacaagtttttggtgttGTTACCGGGGACTGCActtataacattagagataatcatttgtattagactaaaattttatttcttttctatttcatatttgtaactagtcttagaaattttgtttatGCAATTTTATCTTGCACTCGTTATTTCTTTTTCTCAATCTtcctttttgaaatttaaattctacattttatATTTCCAGCACTTTAGTTTAGTCTTTGTAATTCAAAatctatgataaaaaaaaattttgcaatTTTATTCTTGTATGcatagatctaactttgcaggagatttATTACTCCTTAatcctgagattgatagaacttttcaTAGAAGAAGAATCTTGCAAAGACATCAAGAATAACAAGAACATTCAGTTATGGCAAACAAACTATTAAAGGACTACGCTGCACCATACACATGAGGGCTTTGGTCTAGCATCACCAGACCATCTATTGAagtcaataattttgaaataaagcctACGATAATCACCATGGTACAACAAAACCAATTTGGGGGCGGACCACATGAAGATCCAAACCAACATCTTGAAGTCTTTTATGAAATTTATagcacaatgaaaatgaatggtatTCCGACAGAGGCAATGAGATTATTATTGTTTGGGTTTTTTTTAAGAGATAGAGCCAAACAGTGGCTAAATTCTTTGCCAGCCAACAACATATCcacttgggagcaatgtgagcaataATTTCTGGATAAATTCTATCCTCCTAGCAAAACTGCTCATATGAGAAATATGATAGCAAGCTTTAGATAGTCAGACTCTGAATCATTATTTGAATCATGAGATAGATTTAATAATAAGCTCAGACAATGCCTGCATCACGGACTTGAAAAATGGCTAATGCTACATACATTTTATAACAACATCAACTACCATACAAAAGTGTCCTTAGACTCTATAGTTGGAGGGAAATTAATGAACAAAAGTCTAGATGAAGTCGAGGacatcattgaaagtgtagcgcAGAACCATCATCAGTGGACATCAGAAAGATGTGGAGGCTATTCATCTGCCAACCCAATTAAAGCATCAagaaaatttgatgttgatgcaatTACTCTAATGTTTGTAAAACTGGATGCTCTGACCAAAAATCTAGAGAATATGGGAACAAATACAAGCACAGTCAATGCAATAGTATGTGTATGTGAAACCTGTGGAAGCACGGACCATGTTCAAGACTCATGCCCATTGGGAGCTATATTtgcacaaattaatcaacttGAGCAGTGCGGCGCTATTGTGAGTTATAATCAAAGGCAAAATAAtccatactccaacacatacaaccctgggtggaagaATTATCCAAATTTTTCTTATTGTAATACTCAAGAGCAAGGATCATCCATGCGGGCTAGACTAAGCTACCAGCCTTGACAACAAAGCTATCAACAGTAACAATCTTCTCAAGGATGTCAACTATCCAAATTGGAGAAAATACTTGAAGAAGTTATTTCTAACCAAAATGAATTGAAGCAAGAAATCAAGATGATTAATCAGAGAATGGATAGTTCTGAGAAACAATAGAAAATGCAAGATAGCCAAATTGCTTAGATAGCTTCATCATCCTCAAGAGCACCAGGAATATTTCTAGGAAAACATGATGTTAACCCAATGAAACATTGCAATAGAATCGAGCTTCAGAGCGGATGGACCTTAGGATATCCACAattgactgctccaaaagggattgAAATTCAAGAAGAGCCCTCTCCTCTAACACTTGAACCAATTTAGATCCAAGATGTTGAGGAGAATACCAAGAAGGTTGAAGGGACTCTTCCACTCCACCAACAAAGTCAAacaatcccttttcctcaaagactagCTATGACCAAAAAAGATGAAGAATTTTACATGTTTCTTGATAAAATCAAAGACATCTATGCTGAAGTCCCCTTAATTGATGCTATTCAacaaatgccaaagtttgccaCGTTTCTGAAGGACATTATGTCTAATCGAAGAAAGAAAGGAGAGATCAAGACGGTAGCTTTAACTGAAGAATGCAGCGCTctatttgagaagaacacttcccctaAGCTCCAAGATCCTGGAAGCTTTTACATTCCTTGCATTATAGGACCTGAATTCATAGAAAAGGCTTGTTGTGATTTGGGGAGAAGTGTTAGCCTCATATcgtattcaatttgtaataagctatctctcaaaaactttaaactcacTACCATGGTACTACAATTAGCTGATTATTCTTGCAGGTACCCTATCggtattattgaagatgtgcCGGTAGAAGTGGGTGGCTACATCATACCCATAGATTTTGTTGTGttggatatggaggaagaccCAAAAATTCTAATTATACTGGGAAGACCTTTCCTTATGACAATTGGAGCTATCATTGATGTGAAAAATCATAATCTTTCTTTAGTTATCGCTAAGGAAAGGTTAGagtataatttatctaattctcctAACCATATCTCTTCTTTCTTGGTAAGCATGTGCAGTAGGATAGATACTTACAAAGTTGATGAATGaaacttccatcctcatgggtGGCAGCCGGATGAAGTACATGATCTGACAAGTATTAGGAGAAGACCCCCAATTAATAATGAGAAGTTCCTCTGCCCTTCGAGGGCAAGAATGAAGGAAGAAGTAGCAACATCAACCCGAGGAGGAAAATCCATGACTCCTTACATATAATCCATGGAAATGGAAatggggtcgagctaatgactaaacaagcgcttcttgggaggcaatccaagggttcttttagttagattCATTTTTCAGTTCTCATTTTCATTTGTTAGTGTTTTTAAACCTTTGTTAATTTGTTTTCAGGTTGAGTATTGCCTCCATGAGCTACTCGTGATCATCTCATGGGCATGGGGCATTGGAGAAGTCGAAAAGGAGAAAATTTAGCAAATTCTAGACTTAAAAGAGATGGTCGtgtacctcacatggccgtgtgacacAAATAGAAATAGAGTACTCAACCGTGTGGTACACAGAGGCCATGTGAGCTCACTTGAGGAGAAGATGGATAAGGCCGTGTGACTTCACATGACCATGTAAAAATtccagaagaaaagaagaaggtggTCGTGTGATACACACGATCGTGTGAGCTCAACAGCAAAGGAAAGGAACTCAGTCGTGTGGTACACAAAGGCCGTGTGAGGTCAACCGAGAAGGAGTCAACACTGCCCATGTCAATTGATACAGCCATGTGGATCTGATCGAGAAGAGAAAAATAGAGCCAAGtcaatccacacggccatgtgggacATAAAGACTTagtcgtgtctataagacacgaccGTGCCTAGGCTGTGTCAGTCATACCCCTAGCCAATCTCCTTCTCTCAAACCTTTCTAATCCTTAGCCATTCTTATTCAACTTCTTAGATCTAGATCTCTTACTCATTTTCCTCCAATAACTAGTGTTgcttgctactcggaatatcgtaccggttcccctgtacaaaaattttgtacaagtcctgaacctttcctaacaacctattgtgttctttagaaattaaatttggaatcgcaaacggaacttaacattattaattccaaatttaacttatctattctaagaggtttagacttggatcgtaaacgatgcttaacattattgatccaaatccacccatgttacaaattcaattaaatatttatttcaaagattagcttccaggttaaacatggcgaggtactaggccttcttggtatgggagcatccaccacttcctagacaaagcctttcaacaaaattcaatatttaatctctttatagtaaccctaggtttaaccaataagaacaatcgaatcacaagatcgaaaaataaaagaaacacaaattcgaatcataaatccgaaacctagaatcttaagcctcttgtgtttggtatttcaagatctaaacaaaaggatgaactagttatgatgcagaaactaataactagttataccttttgtagtttATAGACCTtaagatcttctgtcatatttctcttcttatctcggatgtcgtgtgggcgatgatctaccgagacgagaatccacccaagcctccttcttctccttgcaagtttcggccaccaacaatctcctagatatgaagaacttcggccaccaaccaagctccaagggatgctaggaaacaatgcctcctatctcttcttcttctccaagcaaaatccgaccaccaagatctctccaagaagatgatgtcgccggccacttaagaagaagaataagggaagaggaagaagagagggttgaccaccaccaaggaagagaagagaggaatactagatgatattgttagttagagccctagagccaatcatttgatgattgtatggactcattatatcatattcttgtatattaataaaggcatttgtttggttattatacttatttgtattagtgccaaatagactaagtataatagcgtccttaagtagaaggttcatacctatatcaatcgattagttgaatcgatagtgagatgatatagggaacactactctaaatcattcctagtcgagtattaacattcagggacaatgttaatacaataagactagcatgtaggtcagctcgatgacttgatctcacaagtcatagatatagagatatcaagctgacacatgggtatgcattagagaatgtatactgaatgacccgccatgagaaagtatcatggatcgttatatgagtgtcatacactttctcatgtggctattagtatgactattagtcctttgatctgaagtcaccatggatccctacataaggagttatgtactttggtttcgtcaaacgtcacccgtaattgggtggactataaaggcgattactgggtatataacgaattatgcagagggatgtgagtgatgtagatgggatttatccctcctatatgacgagagcgacatcggtattcttgatagagttagaccacgaagtgcatggccatgcccaaatgagttaacattagatgttgagctcatttgatcgagtgagtctacttggagttcaagatttagattgattagaggatgacacggtctatgcctcacattgatcaatctagatgtctaggatagaaggacaatgtcacatattttgtgaggagtcacaattggtagtcacaaggtgatgttagatctcgacattcttgtaacttgggtagtaatgatgtgttgctagataccgctcattacttatgctcctaaatgggtttagggcattgccaacgttacaagaacctatagggtcacacacttagaacaattagatggagattaggttcatatgatgaaccaagaggactagattcatttgatggatccaattggattaagagtaatccaaattgggttaattgagttagactcaagatgattcaagtattcaatgagtctaatttagattatgacttattaaatcaatttaatttaatgaattagattcattatattaagttggcttgaatcaaatggttggattagatcaaccatggtagagattgggtcaagtttgacttgacttgagaaggaagaccaaaggtcaattttgacttgaccttttgtcacctcattggtgagttggcattaggtggaccaatggtgatgttccacatcatcatggtgtgccacctcatgggagttacaactctttaatggctccacattaattgcacttaatgtggaaatgggagttactcatgagaaggtggccggccacttgcatgaggagaataattttcattttggaaaattattctatcattcattccttcttcttcctcctagagagttcttcttgctctctccctctcctccttccttggccgaaccacataggtgctagcacaccttggtttttggtcacctccatctagtgtgtccgtgtggatacttctagaggaccgtacgcttgacggtcttgagatccggacaagcgggattcgcgtggggcgcgcatcaagggtaatgatcttaactttagtgtagatctaaagtttttacaaactcgtacaagaaaaaggtttttcggaaaattttgtttacgaatctttgca
This region of Zingiber officinale cultivar Zhangliang chromosome 9A, Zo_v1.1, whole genome shotgun sequence genomic DNA includes:
- the LOC122019229 gene encoding uncharacterized protein LOC122019229 codes for the protein MTKKDEEFYMFLDKIKDIYAEVPLIDAIQQMPKFATFLKDIMSNRRKKGEIKTVALTEECSALFEKNTSPKLQDPGSFYIPCIIGPEFIEKACCDLGRSVSLISYPIGIIEDVPVEVGGYIIPIDFVVLDMEEDPKILIILGRPFLMTIGAIIDVKNHNLSLVIAKERLSIASMSYS